In the Arthrobacter sp. Soc17.1.1.1 genome, GCCCTCGAGGCCGGCCCCACCACACTGGCCCAGCTCGTCGCCTCGACCGGCCTGGCCCGGCCCACGGTCCACCGCCTCGCCCTGGCCCTGGCGCACCACCGCCTCGTGGGCCGGGACATCCAGGGCCGCTTCGTCCTCGGCAGCAGGCTCGTCGAGCTCGCGTCCGCGGCCGGCGAGGACCGCCTGATCGCCGCCGCGGGTCCGGTGCTCCTCGGCCTGCGGGACGCGACGGGCGAGAGCGCCCAGCTGTTCCGCCGGCAGGGCGACTGGCGCGTGTGCGTGGCCTCCGCCGAGCGCCCCGTGGGGCTGCGCGACACCATCCCCGTCGGCACCCAGCTGTCCATGAAGGCCGGTTCGGCCGCCCAGTGCCTGCTCGCCTGGGAGGACCACGACCGCCTGCTCATGGGTCTGCAGAACGCGCGGTTCACCCCGACCGTCCTGGCCGGGGTGCGACGGCGCGGCTGGGCGCAGAGCCTCGGCGAGCGCGAGGCCGGCGTGGCGTCGGTCTCCGCGCCGGTGCGGGGCCCGTCCGGGCGGGTGATCGCGGCCGTGTCGATCTCCGGCCCGATGGAGCGCCTCACCCGGCAGCCGGGCCGCATCCACGCGGAGGTCGTCTCCGACGCGGCACGCCAGCTGACACTCGCCGTCGGATCGGCGGCCGACTGACGTGCCGGCGGACCTCGTCCCCGACGCGCCATCCCGCCGGTACGCCGTCTTCCTGCGCGGGGTCAATGTCGGCGGTGTGACGGTCCGGATGGCGGAGCTGCGCGAGTTGCTCGCGGAACTTCCCGTGAGCGACGTCGCGACGGTGCTCGCCAGCGGCAACGTCACGTGCTCCTCCGCCCTGGAACCCGCCGCCCTGAAGGGCAGCGTCGAGCGGGCCCTGGGCGCCCGCTTCGGCTACACCGCCTGGGTGATCGTCGTCGGCGCCGCCGAGCTCGGTGCGATCACCGCCTCCGTCCCGCCACCGCCACCGCCACCGCCCGGCGGTACCGGTGTCCAGGGCGTCCAGGGCGTCCACACCTATGTCACCCTGTTCACCGGGACCGCGGAGCTCGCTGCATTCCTCGAGGACGCACGGAGCGCGGACCTGCACCCCGCCGTGCTCACAGGCGGCACCGCCATCGGCTGGTTCTCCCCCAGGGGGCAGTCCACCGAGGTGCCCCTCGCCCGGCTCCTCGCCCGCACCCGGTACGCGGCGACGTCCACCACCCGGAACATCAACACCCTGGGCAGGGTCCTGCGCCTGCTCGCCTGAACCGCGGCCGGCCGGAGGCGGCTTCCGGGTTGGTAGTGTTCGGGCACCACCCAGAACCAGTCGAAGGACCCGGAGACCCCATGCGCCTCATCGGTCAGGATTGCTACCAGCTCGACCGGCAGAAGGGCTCGCACGGTTTCGTGGTGGCCGCGGCAGGCCGGGCGGCGGTCGTCGATCCCGGCATGTCCTCCGGGTTCGACGGCGTGGTCGCCGAGCTCCGTGCCGCCGAGGCGACGACCGGTCCGGTCACCGACATCGTCCTCACGCACTACGACGTCGACCACGCGCAGGCGGCGCAGCGGCTCCGGGAGACCCTCGGGGCGACGGTGTGGATCGGCGCCGCCGACGCCGACATCCTCCGCGGCCGCACCAGGCCGCGGACCCTGTTCCGCAGGGCGCTGCAGCGCATCGTCCCCGTGGCGCTCCCCGACGGCGCGCAGGAACTCACCGGTTCCGGTGAGATCTTCCCGGGCCTCGCGTACTTCCCCACACCCGGGCACACGCCCGGGCACTACGCCTACCAGTGGCGCGGCGTGCTCTTCACCGGGGATGCCGCCCGGGTCGCCCCGGACGGCGCCCTCGGCGACTTCGCGGCGATCCTCATCGACGACCGGCCGACGGCGGCGGGCAGCGTCCGGCTGCTCGCCGAGCGCATCGGCGCGGGCTCCGTGGACTGGGTCTGCTCGGGGCACAGCGACGTCGCCAGGGTCGCCCGGCGCGACGCCTGACACCGGCTCCCGCGCCGCCGGGCGGCCACCGCCTGACACCGGCTCCCGCGCCGCAGCGGGCCCCTGCCGGAACCGCGCTCAGCGGATGCGACGCGCGTCGAGGACGGCGGCACGGAACCGGTTGCACCGGTCCACCTCGTCCTCCACGGGGACGACGGCGATGTCCTCGGCGGCCTGCGCGCACGCGGCCAGGAGCCGCCGTCGTACCCGCGCCGCGCGCCGCGCAGCACCCCACCGGGCGAGCAGCGCCGCGAGGACGCCGAGCAGGACGCCCGACCCCGCGCCGCCGAGAATGAGCAGGGTGGGCACGGGGAAGCCCTCCACGCGCGGGACGTCGATCGCGGGCAGCTGGAGGAAACCGAGCACGGCCAGGACGCCGAGCCAGACGAGCCCCGCGACGAGTGCGGCGAAGGCGATCCACTGGAGCACACCGAAGATCCGCCACCACGCGCGCCGTCCGGTCTCGAGGTCAGCCGTCGTGACGGCGGCATCGAGCGCGTCCGTGAGGTCATCGGCGGTGCCGCGGGATGCGTCGCGGATGGAGGTGTGCCAGGGCTCGACGACGCCGTGCGCCACCTCGTCGCCGAAGACGCGCAGCGTCTGATCCACCCGCGCGCGCTGGGCCGGCTGGCTGAGCGGGAGCGACGAACGCCGCACCTCGGGCACCACGTCCTGCCGTCGCAGGTTCAGCCGCCGCAGCGGGTCGGCCCGGAATCTCCCCAGCCAGCGCGTGACGGGCCAGCCCGTGGCCGCGTGCGCATCGCGGCGGTACGCCGATCGCACGGCGTCGACCACGACGGGGACGCCGGCTGCCGTCCCGAGCCCCTGCGCGAGCGTGGTCCTCGCCTCATCCGACGGTGCGGCGACGGGCTGCTCCGCGACGAAGGGCAGGAGTTCGTCCGCGGCGCGCGCGGCGTCGGCGGCGATGCGCCGGGTGGCTGCGGCACGGCCTTCCGCGAGGTCCCTGACCGCCGAGGCGAGCTCATCCACGCCTCGGCCGGTCAGCGCGGACACCGGGAATACGGTGACACCCCGCAGGCCTTCGCCCTCGAGGATGCCGGCGAGCGACGCCGTGACGTCTCCGAGGTCCTGCTCCCCGAGCCGGTCCGCCTGGTTCAGTGCCACGAGCGTCACCGCGTCGTGGTTCGCGAGGC is a window encoding:
- a CDS encoding IclR family transcriptional regulator, translating into MDNSSGVGVIDKAALVLDALEAGPTTLAQLVASTGLARPTVHRLALALAHHRLVGRDIQGRFVLGSRLVELASAAGEDRLIAAAGPVLLGLRDATGESAQLFRRQGDWRVCVASAERPVGLRDTIPVGTQLSMKAGSAAQCLLAWEDHDRLLMGLQNARFTPTVLAGVRRRGWAQSLGEREAGVASVSAPVRGPSGRVIAAVSISGPMERLTRQPGRIHAEVVSDAARQLTLAVGSAAD
- a CDS encoding DUF1697 domain-containing protein, which produces MPADLVPDAPSRRYAVFLRGVNVGGVTVRMAELRELLAELPVSDVATVLASGNVTCSSALEPAALKGSVERALGARFGYTAWVIVVGAAELGAITASVPPPPPPPPGGTGVQGVQGVHTYVTLFTGTAELAAFLEDARSADLHPAVLTGGTAIGWFSPRGQSTEVPLARLLARTRYAATSTTRNINTLGRVLRLLA
- a CDS encoding MBL fold metallo-hydrolase encodes the protein MRLIGQDCYQLDRQKGSHGFVVAAAGRAAVVDPGMSSGFDGVVAELRAAEATTGPVTDIVLTHYDVDHAQAAQRLRETLGATVWIGAADADILRGRTRPRTLFRRALQRIVPVALPDGAQELTGSGEIFPGLAYFPTPGHTPGHYAYQWRGVLFTGDAARVAPDGALGDFAAILIDDRPTAAGSVRLLAERIGAGSVDWVCSGHSDVARVARRDA
- a CDS encoding GTPase, with the protein product MSGHRGATAETPIAEALTGALDRLQTACELGRDRLPDDAAARLDATLERAGTRRSLSADHTVVGIFGPTGSGKSSLVNALSGTGAARVAARRPTTSEPLALVWGRQGSDELLDWLGVRQRVELPEGAPLVGGSAGTGHEPSATADPDGQPIGDVPSPRAQAAPEVDPDSPTPGAAAPGRRGFLGWRRRRRAVSSGTGAAPEPPAVATGTGAGLILLDLPDFDSTARAHREIVERLAGQVDVLLWVVDPQKYADAALHHGFLRGLANHDAVTLVALNQADRLGEQDLGDVTASLAGILEGEGLRGVTVFPVSALTGRGVDELASAVRDLAEGRAAATRRIAADAARAADELLPFVAEQPVAAPSDEARTTLAQGLGTAAGVPVVVDAVRSAYRRDAHAATGWPVTRWLGRFRADPLRRLNLRRQDVVPEVRRSSLPLSQPAQRARVDQTLRVFGDEVAHGVVEPWHTSIRDASRGTADDLTDALDAAVTTADLETGRRAWWRIFGVLQWIAFAALVAGLVWLGVLAVLGFLQLPAIDVPRVEGFPVPTLLILGGAGSGVLLGVLAALLARWGAARRAARVRRRLLAACAQAAEDIAVVPVEDEVDRCNRFRAAVLDARRIR